From the Procambarus clarkii isolate CNS0578487 chromosome 70, FALCON_Pclarkii_2.0, whole genome shotgun sequence genome, one window contains:
- the LOC138356009 gene encoding inverted formin-2-like, which translates to MLPDAEATIPDPGTMLPDAGVMLPDAGVMLPVAGTKLPDAEATIPDPGIMLPDAETNLPDAGAMLPDAGATIPDPGTMLPDAGTMLPDPGTKLPDEGTMLPDPRNQASRRRSHDSRPRR; encoded by the coding sequence ATGCTTCCAGACGCAGAAGCCACGATTCCAGACCCAGGAACCATGCTTCCAGACGCAGGAGTCATGCTTCCAGACGCAGGAGTCATGCTTCCAGTCGCAGGAACCAAGCTTCCAGACGCAGAAGCCACGATTCCAGACCCAGGAATCATGCTTCCAGACGCAGAAACCAACCTTCCAGACGCAGGAGCCATGCTTCCAGACGCAGGAGCCACGATTCCAGACCCAGGAACCATGCTTCCAGACGCAGGAACCATGCTTCCAGACCCAGGAACCAAGCTTCCAGACGAAGGAACCATGCTTCCAGACCCCAGGAACCAAGCTTCCAGACGCAGGAGCCACGATTCCAGACCAAGGAGGTAG